One Saccharopolyspora erythraea NRRL 2338 genomic region harbors:
- a CDS encoding enolase C-terminal domain-like protein, with the protein MLDKGIAVVQPDLSHAGGISEGRRIAAMAEAYDVSVAPHCPLGPIALAAGLQLGFATPNLLIEAEPGHPLQPRLGPAGPPRRPVGIPLPGRPRRAPGLGIEVDEKAVERAAEAGHRWRNPVWRHDGSPTEW; encoded by the coding sequence GTGCTGGACAAGGGGATCGCGGTCGTGCAGCCGGACCTCTCGCACGCCGGGGGTATCTCGGAGGGGCGGCGGATCGCGGCCATGGCAGAGGCCTACGACGTCTCGGTCGCACCGCACTGTCCGCTTGGGCCGATCGCCCTGGCGGCCGGCCTGCAACTCGGCTTCGCGACGCCGAACCTGCTGATCGAGGCGGAGCCCGGGCATCCACTCCAACCGCGGCTCGGACCTGCTGGACCACCTCGTCGACCGGTCGGTATTCCGCTACCAGGACGGCCACGTCGAGCGCCGGGCCTGGGCATCGAGGTCGACGAGAAGGCGGTCGAGCGCGCGGCGGAGGCCGGGCACCGCTGGCGCAACCCCGTCTGGCGCCACGACGGGTCGCCGACCGAGTGGTGA
- a CDS encoding rhamnulokinase, translating into MERTFAAVDLGASSGRVIVGRFGAGELDLHEVHRFANNPVRLADGLHWDVLGLYREVLGGLRLAQPHALASVGIDGWAVDFGLLDGDGVLLGNPYHYRDERGVRGAEAVRARVDDAEHYRICGLQRLPINTVYQLAAAARSAHWDRAETLLLVPDLLVYWLTGEVGAEITNASTTGLFDATSRSWSRPLLDRLGLPSRLFPALRAPGEPAGHVRDGVASEAGVAGGLPVTVVASHDTASAVAAVPASADRFAYVSCGTWSPAGLELDGPVLTEESRAANFTNELGVDGTVRYLRNTMGLWLLHECVRSWRRQGRVVDEPQLLAQAAEAAPFAALVDATAPALLAPADMPSAIAEQCARTGQRPPADPAAVTRCVLESLAMAHRATLREAARLSGRGFDVVHLVGGGSRIELLCQLTADACGVPVVAGPTEATALGNLLVQARASGAVADLAAGRRLVARTQRLRHYRPRGGESEWASAAARVGLG; encoded by the coding sequence GTGGAGCGGACTTTCGCGGCGGTGGACCTCGGCGCCTCCAGCGGCCGCGTGATCGTCGGCCGTTTCGGGGCCGGGGAGCTCGATCTGCACGAGGTGCACAGGTTCGCCAACAACCCGGTCCGGCTGGCCGACGGTCTGCACTGGGACGTGCTGGGCCTGTACCGCGAAGTGCTCGGCGGGCTGCGCCTCGCGCAGCCGCACGCACTCGCATCGGTGGGCATCGACGGCTGGGCGGTCGACTTCGGCCTGCTCGACGGTGACGGCGTGCTGCTCGGCAACCCGTACCACTACCGGGACGAGCGCGGGGTGCGCGGCGCCGAGGCGGTGCGGGCGCGCGTCGACGACGCCGAGCACTACCGGATCTGCGGACTGCAACGCCTGCCGATCAACACCGTCTACCAGCTCGCGGCCGCCGCGCGCAGCGCCCACTGGGACCGCGCCGAGACGCTACTGCTGGTACCGGACCTGCTGGTCTACTGGCTCACCGGTGAGGTCGGGGCCGAGATCACCAACGCCTCAACGACCGGCCTGTTCGACGCCACCAGCCGGTCGTGGTCGCGGCCGCTGCTGGACCGGCTCGGCCTGCCGTCCCGGCTGTTCCCCGCGCTGCGCGCGCCGGGAGAACCGGCGGGACACGTGCGGGACGGGGTGGCGAGCGAGGCGGGCGTCGCCGGCGGACTGCCGGTGACCGTGGTGGCATCGCACGACACCGCCTCGGCCGTGGCGGCCGTACCGGCAAGCGCGGACCGGTTCGCCTACGTCTCCTGCGGAACCTGGTCGCCGGCGGGCCTGGAACTGGACGGGCCGGTGCTCACCGAGGAGTCCCGCGCGGCGAACTTCACCAACGAGCTCGGCGTCGACGGCACCGTCCGGTACCTGCGCAACACCATGGGGCTGTGGCTGCTGCACGAGTGCGTCCGCAGTTGGCGGCGCCAGGGCCGTGTCGTGGACGAGCCGCAACTGCTGGCGCAGGCCGCCGAGGCCGCCCCGTTCGCGGCATTGGTCGACGCGACCGCTCCCGCCTTGCTCGCGCCCGCCGACATGCCCTCGGCGATCGCCGAGCAGTGCGCGCGCACCGGACAGCGCCCACCCGCCGACCCGGCCGCGGTCACGCGGTGCGTGCTGGAAAGCCTCGCCATGGCCCACCGCGCCACCCTGCGCGAAGCGGCGCGGCTCAGCGGACGCGGCTTCGACGTCGTCCACCTCGTCGGCGGCGGCAGCCGGATCGAGCTGCTGTGCCAGCTCACCGCCGATGCCTGCGGCGTGCCGGTCGTCGCGGGTCCCACCGAGGCAACGGCGCTGGGCAACCTGCTCGTGCAGGCACGGGCGAGCGGAGCCGTCGCCGACCTGGCCGCCGGCAGGCGGCTGGTCGCCCGGACGCAGCGGCTCCGCCACTACCGCCCGCGCGGCGGCGAGAGCGAGTGGGCCTCCGCCGCGGCACGGGTAGGACTGGGATGA
- a CDS encoding bifunctional rhamnulose-1-phosphate aldolase/short-chain dehydrogenase — MTATPDVTTENPEVASLLGRAHRLGADRRNTNYAGGNVSAKGAVADPVTGEQETVMWVKGSGGDLSTLTEDGLSVLRVERLRALADVYPGVEREDEMVGLLDHCLHGKGGAAPSIDTAMHGLVEAEHVDHLHPDSGIALATAVDGPELTRECFGDAVVWVPWRRPGFQLGTDIAEVRRAHPHAVGVILGGHGITAWGATSEECERNSLWIIRTAQRFLSERGGAEPFGPVVDEYRALPAAQRHSRAAELAPVIRGLASTDRRQVGDYCDDEQVLDFLSRGEHRRLAALGTSCPDHFLRTKIRPLVLDLLPATPLDEVVERLKELHADYRREYRAYYERYATDDTPAMRGADPAIVLVPGVGMFSFGTDHQTARVAGEFYRNAIEVMRGAEAVSRYRPIDEAEKFRIEYWALEEAKLRRRPRPRPLTGRIALVTGAGSGIGKATAGRLAAEGACVVLADIDAESAAAAAAELGGPGRAVPVRADVTDQDEVAEAFAVAARTFGGVDLVVNNAGLSLSKPLLETTVADWDRQHDVMARGSFLVAREAARMLIAQGVGGDIVYIASKNGVFAGPNNLAYSAAKANQAHQVRLLAAELGAHGIRVNGINPDGVVRGSGIFGGGWGAQRAALYGVEEEKLGEFYAQRTLLKREVLPEHVANAVFALVAGDLSHTTGTHVPVDAGVPAAFLR; from the coding sequence ATGACTGCAACCCCGGACGTCACAACCGAAAACCCCGAGGTCGCGAGCCTTCTCGGGCGCGCCCACCGGTTGGGCGCGGACCGCAGGAACACCAACTACGCCGGTGGCAACGTCTCGGCCAAGGGTGCGGTCGCGGACCCGGTGACGGGTGAGCAGGAGACCGTGATGTGGGTCAAGGGCTCCGGCGGTGATCTCTCCACCCTCACCGAGGACGGGCTGTCGGTGCTGCGCGTGGAGCGCCTGCGTGCGCTCGCGGATGTCTATCCGGGCGTGGAGCGCGAGGACGAGATGGTCGGCCTGCTCGACCACTGCCTGCACGGCAAGGGCGGCGCCGCGCCGTCCATCGACACCGCGATGCACGGCCTGGTCGAAGCCGAGCACGTCGACCACCTGCACCCCGACTCCGGCATCGCGCTGGCGACCGCCGTCGACGGCCCGGAGCTGACCCGGGAGTGCTTCGGCGACGCGGTGGTGTGGGTTCCCTGGCGGCGTCCGGGTTTCCAGCTGGGCACCGACATCGCCGAGGTGCGGCGCGCCCACCCGCACGCGGTCGGTGTCATCCTCGGCGGGCACGGGATCACCGCGTGGGGAGCGACCAGCGAGGAGTGCGAGCGCAACTCGCTGTGGATCATCCGCACCGCGCAGCGGTTCCTGAGCGAACGCGGCGGAGCGGAGCCGTTCGGGCCGGTCGTGGATGAGTACCGGGCGCTGCCCGCGGCGCAACGGCACTCGCGCGCGGCCGAGCTGGCGCCGGTGATCCGCGGCCTGGCCTCCACCGACCGCCGCCAGGTCGGCGACTACTGCGACGACGAGCAGGTGCTGGACTTCCTCTCCCGCGGCGAGCACCGCAGGCTGGCCGCCCTCGGCACGTCGTGTCCGGACCACTTCCTGCGCACCAAGATCCGCCCCCTGGTGCTCGACCTGCTCCCCGCGACACCGCTCGACGAGGTCGTCGAGAGGTTGAAGGAACTGCACGCGGACTACCGCCGGGAGTACCGGGCGTACTACGAGCGCTACGCCACCGACGACACACCGGCGATGCGCGGAGCGGACCCGGCGATCGTGCTGGTCCCGGGCGTCGGCATGTTCTCCTTCGGTACCGACCACCAGACCGCGCGCGTGGCGGGGGAGTTCTACCGCAACGCCATCGAGGTGATGCGCGGCGCGGAGGCGGTGTCGCGCTACCGGCCGATCGACGAGGCCGAGAAGTTCCGCATCGAGTACTGGGCGCTGGAGGAGGCCAAGCTCCGGCGCCGCCCACGGCCCCGGCCGCTGACGGGCCGGATCGCGCTGGTCACCGGCGCGGGCTCGGGCATCGGGAAGGCGACCGCCGGGCGCCTGGCGGCCGAGGGCGCCTGCGTCGTGCTGGCCGACATCGACGCCGAGTCGGCGGCAGCGGCGGCGGCCGAGCTCGGCGGGCCCGGCCGCGCGGTGCCGGTGCGCGCCGACGTCACCGACCAGGACGAGGTCGCCGAGGCCTTCGCCGTGGCGGCGCGGACCTTCGGCGGTGTGGACCTGGTGGTCAACAACGCCGGGCTCTCGCTGTCCAAACCGCTGCTGGAGACCACCGTCGCGGACTGGGACCGCCAGCACGACGTGATGGCCCGGGGTTCCTTCCTGGTCGCCCGGGAGGCCGCGCGGATGCTCATCGCGCAGGGCGTCGGCGGCGACATCGTCTACATCGCCAGCAAGAACGGCGTCTTCGCCGGCCCGAACAACCTCGCCTACAGTGCGGCGAAGGCGAACCAGGCGCACCAGGTGCGGCTGCTGGCGGCCGAGCTCGGCGCGCACGGCATCAGGGTCAACGGCATCAACCCCGACGGCGTCGTGCGCGGGTCGGGCATCTTCGGCGGCGGGTGGGGCGCCCAGCGAGCGGCGCTGTACGGGGTCGAGGAGGAGAAGCTGGGCGAGTTCTACGCGCAGCGGACGCTGCTGAAGCGCGAAGTCCTGCCCGAACACGTCGCCAACGCCGTTTTCGCGCTGGTCGCGGGCGACCTGTCGCACACGACCGGAACGCACGTGCCGGTGGACGCCGGCGTTCCCGCGGCGTTCCTGCGCTGA
- the rhaI gene encoding L-rhamnose isomerase has protein sequence MSASPAVKAALKSQRIETPSWAYGNSGTRFKVFAQEGVPRDAFEKIEDAAQVHARTGVAPSVALHIPWDRVDDYAELRAYAGELGIELGAINPNVFQEDDYRLGSVCNPDPAVRAKALAHLLECVEIMEETGSRTLSLWFADGLNYPGQDSIPARQDRLAEALVAVRDRLGPGRRMLLEYKFFEPAFYATDVPDWGTAYAHCVELGDGAQVLVDTGHHAPGTNIEFIVALLLSRGKLGGFHFNSRFYADDDLMAGAADPFQLFRITHEIVRAGALEDAGVAFMLDQCHNIEPKVPAMIRSVLNVQEATAKALLVDADALSRAQREGDVLTANAVLMDAYNTDVRPLLAEIRADMGLDPDPVAAYHRSGYGKRIAAERVGGAQAGWGA, from the coding sequence ATGTCCGCATCTCCCGCCGTGAAGGCGGCGTTGAAGTCGCAGAGGATCGAGACGCCGTCGTGGGCCTACGGGAACTCCGGTACCAGGTTCAAGGTATTCGCGCAGGAAGGCGTGCCGCGCGACGCGTTCGAGAAGATCGAGGACGCCGCCCAGGTGCACGCCCGCACCGGAGTCGCCCCGAGCGTCGCGCTGCACATCCCGTGGGACCGCGTCGACGACTACGCCGAGTTGCGTGCGTACGCGGGTGAGCTCGGGATCGAGCTCGGTGCGATCAACCCGAACGTCTTCCAGGAGGACGACTACCGGCTCGGCAGCGTGTGCAACCCGGACCCGGCGGTGCGGGCGAAGGCCTTGGCGCACCTGCTCGAGTGCGTCGAGATCATGGAGGAGACCGGGTCTCGCACCTTGAGCCTGTGGTTCGCCGACGGGTTGAACTACCCGGGCCAGGACTCGATTCCCGCGCGGCAGGACCGGCTGGCCGAGGCGCTGGTGGCTGTGCGCGACCGGCTCGGCCCCGGGCGGCGGATGTTGCTGGAGTACAAGTTCTTCGAGCCCGCCTTCTACGCCACCGACGTGCCCGACTGGGGCACCGCCTACGCGCACTGCGTGGAACTCGGTGACGGCGCACAGGTCCTGGTCGACACCGGGCACCACGCCCCGGGCACCAACATCGAGTTCATCGTGGCGCTGCTGCTGAGCCGGGGGAAGCTCGGCGGGTTCCACTTCAACAGCCGCTTCTACGCCGACGACGACCTGATGGCAGGTGCCGCCGACCCGTTCCAGCTCTTCCGGATCACGCACGAGATCGTGCGGGCCGGCGCGCTGGAGGACGCCGGTGTCGCGTTCATGCTCGACCAGTGCCACAACATCGAGCCGAAGGTCCCGGCGATGATCCGCTCGGTGCTCAACGTGCAGGAAGCGACCGCCAAGGCGTTGCTGGTCGACGCCGACGCCCTGTCGCGGGCACAGCGCGAGGGTGACGTGCTCACCGCCAACGCGGTGCTGATGGACGCCTACAACACCGACGTGCGCCCACTGCTGGCCGAGATCCGCGCCGACATGGGCCTCGACCCGGACCCGGTGGCGGCTTACCACCGCAGCGGTTACGGCAAGCGGATCGCCGCCGAGCGGGTCGGCGGGGCGCAGGCGGGATGGGGCGCGTGA
- a CDS encoding MFS transporter, whose product MTGSSDNAVHPDQTAPPAQQWKWSFVAAMAGYIDAGSIVAGSVALGSWVSHYGLSDSTIGLLGALSPNAISAGIGALVGGYVCDRYGRKKIYAYDLLLYMFGTLLIVFAADVWMVFTGYVLVGLAVGADIPASWSLITEFSPARRRGRLGGLAQVLWSLGPVVTLLLGLLLQPLGMLGVRLLFAHLFVVALVTWWMRHGVGESARWERESRATAGTSHPLRALRLLLSGRGLTAVLVLTGMYGVWNLFAGTNGFYTPYLLEAIGDQSEAASVGLQCLYFLLVAAFTALVFMPLNDRVNRRVMFAVSSLVQLAGVLLLAFLPLSSSVALGYMVAIGIGGGFGAQHFFQLWSGELFPTRLRSTAQGLMFAVVRIGLGFWSLFVPAVSATGFHNLALILAGFLVVSGLIGTLFGPKTEGLALEEIEARHGWSGDTASPRAAPTAD is encoded by the coding sequence ATGACCGGATCGTCCGACAACGCCGTCCATCCGGACCAGACCGCGCCACCCGCGCAGCAGTGGAAGTGGTCGTTCGTGGCCGCGATGGCCGGCTACATCGACGCCGGGTCGATCGTGGCCGGCTCCGTCGCTCTCGGCTCCTGGGTGTCGCACTACGGGCTCTCCGACAGCACCATCGGCCTGCTGGGAGCGTTGAGCCCCAACGCGATCTCCGCAGGCATCGGCGCACTGGTCGGCGGATACGTCTGCGACCGATACGGGCGCAAGAAGATCTATGCCTACGACCTGCTGCTGTACATGTTCGGCACCCTGCTCATCGTCTTCGCCGCCGACGTCTGGATGGTCTTCACCGGCTACGTCCTGGTCGGCCTGGCCGTGGGTGCCGACATCCCGGCGTCGTGGAGCCTGATCACCGAGTTCTCGCCCGCCCGGCGACGCGGCAGGCTCGGCGGGCTGGCCCAGGTGCTGTGGTCGCTGGGTCCGGTCGTGACGTTGCTGCTCGGTCTCCTCCTGCAACCGCTGGGGATGCTGGGCGTCCGGCTGCTGTTCGCGCACCTGTTCGTCGTCGCGCTGGTGACGTGGTGGATGCGCCACGGTGTCGGCGAATCGGCCCGGTGGGAGCGCGAATCCCGCGCCACGGCAGGCACTTCGCATCCCCTGCGGGCGCTGCGCCTGCTGCTGTCCGGTCGCGGGCTGACCGCGGTGCTGGTGCTCACCGGCATGTACGGCGTCTGGAACCTCTTCGCAGGCACCAACGGCTTCTACACCCCGTACCTGCTCGAGGCGATCGGCGACCAGAGCGAGGCTGCGAGCGTCGGTCTGCAGTGCCTCTACTTCCTGCTGGTGGCCGCGTTCACCGCGCTGGTGTTCATGCCGCTCAACGACCGCGTGAACCGGCGGGTGATGTTCGCGGTGTCGAGCCTGGTGCAGCTGGCCGGCGTGCTGCTGCTCGCCTTCCTCCCGCTGAGCTCGTCGGTGGCGCTCGGCTACATGGTCGCCATCGGCATCGGCGGCGGGTTCGGCGCGCAGCACTTCTTCCAGCTCTGGTCGGGCGAGCTGTTCCCCACCAGGCTGCGCAGCACCGCGCAGGGACTCATGTTCGCCGTCGTGCGCATCGGCCTGGGCTTCTGGAGCCTGTTCGTACCGGCCGTCAGCGCCACCGGGTTCCACAACCTGGCGCTCATCCTCGCCGGTTTCCTCGTGGTCTCCGGGCTCATCGGGACCCTCTTCGGCCCGAAGACCGAAGGGCTCGCCCTGGAGGAGATCGAGGCGCGGCACGGGTGGAGCGGCGACACCGCATCACCTCGGGCGGCGCCGACCGCCGACTGA
- the helR gene encoding RNA polymerase recycling motor ATPase HelR — translation MSTQEYEGELRSERGYVAGLYARLDAERARVKGAYDAALRGDGATPVERDVEVRALAREAKRLDVADNGLCFGRLDTLSDERRYIGRIGLFDEENEYEAVLLDWRAPAARAFYVATAVSPEDMRRRRQFHTRGRQVVDFTDEVFGLPGGADRGDAALLAAVNAPRGEGMRDIVATIQAEQDRIIRLDHPGVLVIEGGPGTGKTVVALHRVAYLLYTQRERMQRHGVLVVGPNPALLNHISRVLPSLGESDVVFMTTGDFVPGLRVTADDTPEAARLKGSLKILDVLAAAIADRQRLPEQPVPIELGDVTVRIDAETAEWAREEARSSGLPHNEARAVFTEIVTYVLTERAIGRIGRGWLSRSDREAWERMRSDLLAELAENDTFTAALDELWPMLTPEALLASLYTSPERLRAAGADEALWRADGDAWTVPDVPLLDELVDLLGRDKAAEKSAEQAAERQREAEAEYAAGVMDILVARQDSMDDEDHLFATDLLHAEDLADRFVEQDTRELAERAAADRDWTYRHVVVDEAQELSEMDWRVLVRRCPNRSFTVVGDLAQRRSVAGATAWGAMLEPYVPGRWVYRSLSVNYRTPAEIMTVAAALLAEFAPGVQPPESVRACGVRPWSRQVTEDDLPAAIEEFVRDEAGREGTSVVIGPPGVPGAVAASETKGLEFDAVLVVEPERILADGPRGAAELYVALTRATQRLGVLHQGPLPRALAGLAETGTPARTGDRR, via the coding sequence GTGTCAACCCAGGAGTACGAAGGCGAATTGCGGTCCGAGCGCGGCTACGTGGCCGGGCTCTACGCGCGGCTCGACGCCGAGCGGGCGCGGGTGAAGGGTGCGTACGACGCGGCGTTGCGGGGGGACGGTGCGACACCCGTGGAACGGGACGTCGAGGTGCGCGCCCTGGCCAGAGAGGCGAAGCGGCTGGACGTGGCGGACAACGGGCTGTGCTTCGGCCGGTTGGACACCCTCTCGGACGAACGGCGATACATCGGCCGGATCGGCCTCTTCGACGAGGAGAACGAGTACGAAGCGGTGCTGCTGGACTGGCGGGCGCCGGCGGCGCGCGCGTTCTACGTCGCCACCGCCGTATCCCCGGAGGACATGCGCCGGCGCCGGCAGTTCCACACCCGCGGGCGGCAGGTGGTCGACTTCACCGACGAGGTGTTCGGCCTGCCCGGCGGTGCCGACCGGGGGGACGCGGCCCTGCTCGCGGCGGTCAACGCGCCGCGCGGTGAGGGGATGCGCGACATCGTGGCGACGATCCAGGCCGAGCAGGACCGGATCATCCGGCTCGACCACCCCGGGGTGCTGGTGATCGAGGGCGGTCCCGGCACCGGCAAGACCGTGGTGGCGCTGCACCGCGTCGCGTACCTGCTCTACACCCAGCGGGAGCGGATGCAACGCCACGGCGTGCTCGTGGTCGGTCCCAACCCGGCGTTGCTGAACCACATAAGCCGCGTCCTGCCGTCGCTGGGTGAGTCCGACGTGGTGTTCATGACGACCGGCGATTTCGTGCCAGGTCTGCGCGTCACCGCCGACGACACCCCGGAAGCCGCGCGGCTCAAGGGCTCCCTGAAGATCCTGGACGTGCTCGCGGCGGCGATCGCGGACCGGCAGCGGCTGCCGGAGCAGCCGGTGCCGATCGAGCTGGGCGACGTCACGGTGCGGATCGACGCCGAGACCGCGGAGTGGGCCAGGGAGGAGGCGCGCTCGAGCGGGCTGCCGCACAACGAGGCCCGTGCGGTGTTCACCGAGATCGTCACGTACGTGCTCACCGAACGGGCGATCGGCCGGATCGGCCGGGGCTGGCTGTCCCGGTCGGACCGCGAAGCGTGGGAGCGGATGCGGTCGGACCTTCTCGCGGAGCTGGCGGAAAACGACACGTTCACCGCCGCGCTCGACGAGCTCTGGCCGATGCTGACGCCGGAGGCGCTGCTGGCGTCGCTGTACACGTCGCCGGAACGGCTGCGGGCGGCAGGCGCCGACGAGGCGCTGTGGCGCGCCGACGGTGACGCCTGGACGGTGCCGGACGTCCCGTTGCTCGACGAGCTGGTCGACCTGCTGGGCCGCGACAAGGCGGCTGAGAAGTCCGCCGAGCAGGCCGCCGAGCGGCAGCGGGAGGCCGAGGCCGAGTACGCCGCAGGCGTGATGGACATCCTCGTCGCCCGCCAGGACTCGATGGACGACGAGGACCACCTGTTCGCCACGGACCTGCTCCACGCCGAGGACCTCGCGGACCGCTTCGTCGAGCAGGACACCCGCGAGCTCGCCGAGCGGGCCGCAGCGGACCGGGACTGGACCTACCGGCACGTCGTGGTCGACGAGGCCCAGGAACTGTCCGAAATGGACTGGCGGGTGCTCGTGCGGCGCTGTCCGAACCGGTCCTTCACGGTGGTGGGCGACCTCGCGCAACGCCGGTCGGTGGCCGGAGCGACGGCGTGGGGCGCGATGCTGGAGCCGTACGTGCCCGGCCGCTGGGTCTACCGGTCGCTGTCGGTGAACTACCGCACTCCGGCGGAGATCATGACCGTCGCCGCCGCGCTGCTCGCCGAGTTCGCCCCCGGGGTGCAGCCACCGGAGTCGGTCCGCGCGTGCGGGGTCCGGCCGTGGTCCAGGCAGGTCACCGAGGACGACCTGCCCGCGGCCATCGAGGAGTTCGTGCGGGACGAAGCCGGTCGCGAAGGCACCAGCGTCGTGATCGGGCCACCGGGTGTGCCGGGCGCCGTGGCGGCGTCGGAGACGAAGGGGCTGGAGTTCGACGCCGTCCTGGTCGTGGAACCGGAGCGGATCCTCGCCGACGGCCCGCGTGGCGCGGCCGAGCTCTACGTCGCCCTCACCCGCGCCACCCAACGGCTCGGCGTCCTGCACCAGGGTCCGTTGCCGCGGGCCCTGGCGGGACTCGCCGAAACCGGGACACCCGCCCGGACCGGGGACCGAAGGTAG
- a CDS encoding IS701 family transposase — MPHMGAPLPRSASPMPREAVLTELCDSLFAPLPRSDQRSKGVQYVRGLLSASGRKSIRNIAAATGGAASEQGLHHFVSSSTWDWAPVRHALARHVVRTRPPQAWVVRPVVIPKTGRHSVGVERRFFPSAGRVLNAQQAVGVWAASDARCDPVEWRLHLSERWLLDAARRARAAIPREIEPETLGDCTIAAYLTAMSRGGLPRLPVVSDGRDTDPFAMTRALQMTGTPSLTRIAGSLPLVVTDPTAALRGVEPRSAQQIANAAKARRRPAAGTTLAAGVRVRMPGGAGRFQRDDLLLLAVGEVGAPWAAELWLTDLVDVVPSELLRLSRLLRRAESDFTDITEQVGIMDFAGQSFDGWHRHATLSSMAHAATALDDRGRSALTCAS; from the coding sequence ATGCCGCACATGGGTGCCCCGCTGCCGAGGTCCGCGTCCCCGATGCCGCGGGAGGCGGTGCTCACCGAACTCTGCGACTCCCTGTTCGCGCCGCTGCCGCGCAGCGACCAGCGCAGCAAGGGCGTCCAGTACGTGCGCGGGCTGCTCTCGGCGTCGGGCCGCAAGTCGATCCGCAACATCGCGGCGGCGACCGGTGGCGCCGCGTCCGAACAGGGGCTGCACCACTTCGTCAGCAGCTCGACGTGGGACTGGGCGCCGGTGCGCCACGCCCTGGCCCGCCACGTGGTCCGCACCCGGCCGCCGCAGGCGTGGGTGGTGCGACCGGTGGTGATCCCCAAGACCGGACGCCATTCGGTCGGCGTCGAACGGCGGTTCTTCCCCAGCGCGGGCCGGGTGCTCAACGCCCAGCAGGCGGTGGGCGTCTGGGCCGCCTCCGACGCCCGGTGCGATCCCGTGGAATGGCGGCTGCACCTCTCCGAGCGGTGGCTCCTCGACGCCGCCCGGCGTGCGCGTGCGGCGATCCCGCGGGAGATCGAGCCGGAGACGCTCGGCGACTGCACCATCGCGGCCTACCTGACCGCGATGTCCCGCGGCGGACTCCCCAGGCTGCCGGTGGTCTCCGACGGGCGCGACACCGACCCGTTCGCCATGACGCGGGCGTTGCAGATGACCGGAACGCCGTCGCTGACCCGGATCGCCGGGTCGCTCCCGCTGGTGGTGACCGACCCGACCGCGGCACTGCGCGGCGTGGAGCCGCGTTCGGCCCAGCAGATCGCCAACGCGGCGAAGGCCAGGCGCCGGCCCGCCGCGGGCACCACGCTGGCCGCCGGTGTGCGGGTCAGGATGCCCGGTGGCGCGGGGCGCTTCCAGCGCGACGACCTCCTGCTGCTGGCCGTCGGCGAGGTCGGCGCCCCCTGGGCGGCCGAGCTGTGGCTGACCGACCTCGTCGACGTGGTGCCCTCGGAACTGCTGCGGTTGAGCCGGCTGCTGCGCCGGGCGGAGTCGGACTTCACCGACATCACCGAGCAGGTCGGCATCATGGACTTCGCCGGTCAGTCCTTCGACGGCTGGCATCGGCACGCGACGCTCTCCTCGATGGCGCACGCGGCCACCGCGTTGGACGACCGCGGCAGGAGCGCGCTCACCTGCGCGTCGTGA
- a CDS encoding isocitrate lyase/PEP mutase family protein, which translates to MPVEQHVPTPLTDDARQKLAADAAVLRDLHVPKRPLVLPNAWDAVTARLVEEAGFPAVATTSHAVAESLGFDDGETAPPAEMLAAARRVSRAVSVPVTVDCESGYGLPAPELVARLLSAGAAGCNLEDTDHRTGGLAEPGSHAERLTEVRAAADEAGVPLVINARVDVFLRAALTGDSRPGPELVGEALERGRAYLAAGADCVFPIMAGDPETIGRLVAGLDGPVNVLHKPDGPALSTLAELGVSRVSLGPGLFRAAGNWLRGELRSLAESVRESVG; encoded by the coding sequence ATGCCGGTCGAGCAGCACGTTCCAACACCGCTCACAGACGACGCCCGCCAGAAGCTCGCCGCGGACGCCGCCGTCCTCCGCGACCTGCACGTCCCGAAGCGCCCGCTGGTCCTGCCCAACGCCTGGGACGCCGTCACCGCGAGGCTGGTCGAGGAGGCGGGGTTCCCCGCGGTGGCGACCACCAGCCACGCGGTGGCCGAGTCGCTGGGCTTCGACGACGGCGAGACCGCGCCGCCCGCGGAGATGCTCGCGGCCGCGCGACGCGTCTCACGGGCGGTTTCGGTCCCCGTGACGGTGGATTGCGAGTCCGGCTACGGCCTGCCCGCGCCGGAGCTGGTCGCCCGGCTGCTGTCCGCGGGCGCGGCGGGGTGCAACCTGGAGGACACCGACCACCGCACCGGCGGGCTGGCCGAGCCCGGCTCCCACGCGGAGCGGCTGACCGAGGTTCGCGCGGCCGCCGACGAGGCCGGCGTCCCGCTGGTGATCAACGCGCGAGTTGACGTCTTCCTCCGGGCCGCGCTCACCGGCGATTCCCGCCCGGGTCCCGAACTGGTCGGCGAAGCCCTCGAACGCGGCCGGGCCTACCTGGCCGCCGGTGCCGACTGCGTCTTCCCCATCATGGCCGGCGATCCCGAGACCATCGGCAGGCTGGTCGCGGGACTCGACGGTCCGGTCAACGTCCTGCACAAACCGGACGGCCCCGCGCTGTCGACGCTCGCCGAGCTCGGCGTGAGCCGGGTGTCGCTGGGGCCCGGGCTGTTCCGGGCAGCCGGGAACTGGCTCCGCGGCGAGCTGCGGAGCCTGGCGGAGAGCGTGCGCGAATCGGTCGGCTGA